Part of the Spartobacteria bacterium genome is shown below.
ACCTGCCAAGATGAAAAGTCGCAGCACAAAAACAAAGCTAAGGCTATGAAAGTATTACGGTCCAGATTATTGCAAGCTGCGCAAGACCAGACCAAAAAGGCGTATGACGAAAACCGTAGGTCTCAAGTCGGGACGGGTGATCGGTCCGAGCGAATACGCACGTATAATTATCCCCAAGGCCGTATTACGGACCATCGCATCAACCTTACTTTATATAGTTTAGATCAAGCCATGGACGGTCGGATTGATGAAATCATTGATGGCCTAGTGCATCATTATCAAGCCGAGGCGTTGAAAGAAGCGCGCTGATCGTTACGAATTTTTGATGTTTCGCAGAAAAGACGTCCTCAGTGAATGGGAAAGGATTTTTTCAGCTCGAGGACTCGATTCTCCCCGATTGTCTGCTCAAGTTCTTTTAGCCCATATACTACGTTTAGACCGTCTCGCCCTCCTTTTGGATCTGAATGTCCCTGTCCAGGAATCCGATCTTACAAAATTCCAAGTATTAGCCAAACGCAGGGAGGCTGGAGAGCCAGTTGCTTATTTAACAGGGCATAAAGAATTTTATGGCCTTGATTTACTGGTTACTCCCGACGTGCTTATTCCTCGACCGGAAACGGAATTACTTATCGATTTTGTTCGAAATTATTGTGTATCACGACAAAATTGTTCAATCCTAGATATTGGGACGGGAAGTGGTGCCGTGGCCATTGCGTGTGCATCCTGCTTGCCTTCCGCGCGCGTTGT
Proteins encoded:
- the prmC gene encoding peptide chain release factor N(5)-glutamine methyltransferase; the encoded protein is MFRRKDVLSEWERIFSARGLDSPRLSAQVLLAHILRLDRLALLLDLNVPVQESDLTKFQVLAKRREAGEPVAYLTGHKEFYGLDLLVTPDVLIPRPETELLIDFVRNYCVSRQNCSILDIGTGSGAVAIACASCLPSARVVGVDISNAALKIAKINAMRHGLQGKIDFVLGDLVQPLQLSSFRVLLANLPYVPLKSYRNLSPEVRNFEPHLALFAGMDGLDCYNRLAAMINVGVDSGTELFCEIDPSQKNAVQKLFGLKARQIDVLKDFSGLERFVHVVF